ATCCTAGTGTACTTCCATTATCCCAAATCATTGTATTCCCATTAGCCTTTTTGGTTATAATTAATCCATATCCATAACTATGTAGGTGTGGTGTAATCATTCCATTTAATGATTCTTTATTAATTAATTTTCCATCAAGTAGCGCATTATACCATGTATATAAGTCATCAACTGTTGAATAAATCCCTCCAGCGGAAGGTAATATTGATCCTTCTTTATCAAATGAGGATGTATATTTATCTGTTTTTTTAGGACGATAATATCCATTCGCTTTGTCTTTTATTATAGCTTTATAAGTTAAAAATCCGGTATCAATTAATTTTAAAGGTTTAAATATATTTTTGTCTATATATTCCTCGTAGTTAATACCTGACACCCTTTCTATTATATATCCAAGTAATATATAATTTGAACTACTGTATTCGTACTTTGCTCCAGACTCAAAATGACGGGGCTTGTTTTTAAATAGATTAACACTTTCCTTTAGTGTATAGGTATGTTTCCCGTTTATAGGTGATATAGAAGATTGATTATAATCAGGGATTCCTGCGGTGTGAGTGAGCAGATCATAAATTTTTATTTTATCTCCATCTGGATAGTCTGGAATATATTTGTCAACTGTATCTTGGACATTT
This window of the Clostridium estertheticum genome carries:
- a CDS encoding serine hydrolase domain-containing protein gives rise to the protein MTKKNIIKIISLLFTFIIITTGCGRSIPSTPNTTKTINSVKTDTSTKINNIKKIDNSVKIDNSEIQSKISKYIDSYSPNDKFNGTILVAKDDKVLSDKGYGMADSNKKIVNKPKTAFEIASLTKQFTATAILMLQEKKLLNVQDTVDKYIPDYPDGDKIKIYDLLTHTAGIPDYNQSSISPINGKHTYTLKESVNLFKNKPRHFESGAKYEYSSSNYILLGYIIERVSGINYEEYIDKNIFKPLKLIDTGFLTYKAIIKDKANGYYRPKKTDKYTSSFDKEGSILPSAGGIYSTVDDLYTWYNALLDGKLINKESLNGMITPHLHSYGYGLIITKKANGNTMIWDNGSTLGYTSYIGKDVNKRYVIIILSNKYAYNVMPIVSGLSNILEMKK